Below is a window of Megalopta genalis isolate 19385.01 chromosome 7, iyMegGena1_principal, whole genome shotgun sequence DNA.
ATACGTAATTTCATCTACAATTTTTCATTCTCATCTTTCAAATATTAAATTCCATTATTGGCAAATTGAATTTTCCGATCACTGAAAAATGCAACatataaaaatttagaaattcgAAATTGGGACTCATTAATGATTTCGTAACTATTTTTAGGCAACTGCGATTAAAATGTGTGCGGATATTTTAGAGCTGCACTGTACAAGATTAATTGCAcgtaattgatttaaatatacaGATTTTAAATATACTTCAGGCTTATATACTAATATGCATTTTTGTTGAACCGTGTTAAACACACACTGCAGAAAAATTCGCCACCGTTCaccgttcaatcgtttgttaaCTGTTTATTCGTTTAATCATTGAATCAACGCTCGGTTTTCGTATTCCTGTTTTTTGCGAATAATTGTATTTGCTTACAATTGGCAGTAAAACTTTAAgactattataaataatttttatagtaaattaagctCTAAATGAACGATCTTAATTTTTTGGTATTCGTAGAGTTGAATAGATCTGATCAACGTGATTTGTTGGCATGCCACGATCATTGAGAAATTTCTTTCCGTGGCAGGTGAAACGTTAATTGAATAGCCATGACAGAAATTGACTTTTGTTGTGCTATTTAATTTAAGTTTCGCTAAATTATTCCAAGCGTCGTCGGAAAGCAATTATTCGAACCGATGGAAGTCATTTTAATTAAGGCTAGAGATAGAAGACCGTTCGAAATGACCCAATTTTAACTCGACACTCGTCGAGACCGTGTCGGTGTATTTTAATAAAAGTCGCGTCGCATTGCTCGGAAATTTTTTCTAATATAAATTCGACCGGGGCCTCTTTAAAACGGTTAAAAGGCCGAGAAAATATTTTCGTCGGGAAACGGCACGCGCGAAACGACCACACCGCATGCGCGTCATCCTATAATATGTACGTACACGCGGACGGCTCGGTATGAATAATGGAGAATAGACCTAAAGACAACCGCTTGCATACAACATCGGAAAAAGCTATAGCTGCAGGCGCCCACTATTTCGCCCGCGTTTCTCGATGCTCGCTATTGCTGTTCCTAATTGCATCTCCAGGATTCAGGAGAGCAAAAATGGTATAATGATACTCGACGTTGCTCCTCGTTTCAAGTGCATCGAGCATCCCCCGCGATTCTCTTTCATCCTCACGCACTTCTGCCAGTTCTCTCAACCTACCGCAACCATGCGTTCGGAATCACGGCGACGAAATTCGTCTCTCGGTGTCGCCCTATCCAGAGGCCTGCTATTCTTTTCCATTAATTTTCCGCGCGAGAAAATTGATTCGCCAAGAATCCGCTATTAATCCAGCCGCGACCATAAATCATGAATAAACCAGAATTTATAGATATACTGGTCGTGCTGACGTGTAAAAGCTATTTATTTATCCACACATTCGCCTCTAGAAATTGTGCAACACAAACACGTATTGTATTCGTATATATTTAACATTTCTTTTCTTATCATTAGACCGGGAGTTTTTATACTTTACATTTTACTACTTAATTTTGCGAAAACTAAAACGAGACAAAAATGTCTTTCATCGACTAAAAGATATCTTGTGATCAGAATAAAATTGAagtattgttattttttatctATATACACGTCATAATACACTATACATGCGTaccataaatatgtaaaaatccgtagtctatttattattcataatattGGTATATTTTGATATCTGTATatttaatatcaatatatttaaAATCAGTATATTTAAATCAGTTATCTGCAATTAATCTTGCAAAGTGCAGCCCAAAAATATCTCCACACATTTTAATTGCAGTTACCTAAATATAGTTACGAAATCATTAATGAGTCCCACTTTCGAATTTCTAGATTTTTATATGTTACACATTTTTCAGTGATCGGAAGATTCAATTTGCCAATAatggaatttaatatttcaaagATGACAATGAAAAATTCTAGATGAAATTACGTATCATTTcctaattattcaaataaatgatTGTATTTTAATATTGACTGAAATATAGCTATGAGAGAGATagtcgtaataataatataatacgatCTTTTCGTATTAGCGCATATtaacttaatatttaattatataaagtaTTCGAATATCATTTAGATAACGTAGCACAAAAATTACGATACTTTCTCTCACTGTGTTTATAAACATGTTCGGTGAATTACCGTGTGCATATCTGTGCTCAGGGAAAAAATTCTTTGGGAACTCCCTCGTATGCACACTTGCTCAATGATGCATAATTCGAATCACTACATACATATATTCGCACAGCATGTGTCACCGTGTGTATGTACCACAGATTGTATGTCATTGACTTTTGGTACAGCCGACGAGATAACAGGAACGGCGGTATTCCCCTTGTCGAAGACGCGCGTTAGCAGTATCAGCACTAAACTGTACGCAACATCTGTAAACAATCTTCTGCGTGTCTGTGTCCATTCAGATGCATGAACTCGAGTATATAAGCCTTTGCATCGACCCATCAGTTACAATTCAGTTCGTTCCTTGGAGAGCTGTGAACAGGTAATTACTACACTTCGGCTAATTACATTTTGTGCATAATAGGAGGATCTCTATGTAAAGGCAGACTGTTCTCGATTAATTGCAAGAAAATTTATTTCTCCTCTTAactattgtacagtaatgtctcccttaccgacgctcagattgtccaccaaaatggataatttggaaagaggagattattcgagcctcgcggctcgtttttgtaattgtggacaatttataactataaaaataaaccgcaaggctcgaatagtcgtatctcctcttcccaaattgtccatttttgtggtcaatccgggcgtcaattagagagacattactgtgctccgattctttttaatgaaataaatgcTTTTTACTGTTCCATTAACGCATAATCCTCGTAAGAAAAGTAATTACGAATTTGCAAAGCCTGTGGAGTATTCTTTGTTGTTGGGATGTTCAAGAGTCTAATTCGCTAAGTAACGTGTACAACGTTCTTTTAAAAAAACTGCAACTGGTTGGAATgagaaaaagataaaaaaaacttGCGTTTTTTAAATTTGTGTTTTTACCGCGTTTAGAACGACAGTTTAGGAAATgacttttgtagatctcggtaacttttaTGTGCATTGAAAACTTTATCGAAATCGGATGTAGCGATATATGTACTAAATAAACCATCCGATTTAAagcgttaataaataaataaattaattaattactttaattaaactttaaagAAGTCGCAGTTTTTCACGGCTTTCGACCAAAAACTGTGAGAAATCTGCAGATTTTGACATCTTTCAACGCTCACAGcttgactctgggttaaccgatttcgataaaattttcagcatgcatacaagTCACCGAGATCTATAAAACACAGTTTGTAAATGTTCGctacaggctcggataaaaatgtTCGTTTGTCCTATCGCGGTCAAAGtggccgctttcttattttgcaattctgcaaaattCCGAAACCTTTTCGTGGAAAAcacttgaataagttatattattgcagcaagttttataataaaaactttacaaattccaaataaattcggtcttctcgcttttgtgaagcagtacatgccagttagtattactgcttggttgatttagtgttaaaaaaagGTATTCTAGTCATCGTACGGTAAACTAGCTCCTCTCGAACGTTCAAAAAATTCGATTCGTCTCGTTCAATTTGACAAACTTTAATCTGTTCTAAAAGGTGTCTAAATATTAATGCTTGACTCGCTGTACCTCAATAAATATTGATTGACAAGTTAAACATTTCAACTGCGTACAACGGAGTATTTACCCTACGTCAAACTATCTGCGTATAAACGCCTCAATTAGCGAAGTTAACTTCTCTTTTGCCGGTTCTATTAATTGCTGTTCGATAATTAGTATTTGTACAGACTGTCTAAAAACGAGCGTTACAACCTTCGTGTTGAATgcaaatgtctcgcaatccggaaatgggaggttcctgaggtcatttgaagcaactttttcttttccgaaaattttctccgaggcttcgtttacgagttattaacgaaaaacactgaccaataagaggcgagctcggctggcgcgcggcggcccagccaacgagtgcaaggagcccagttccgctcattggctcggccgtctcgcgccaaatgatctcgcctctgattggtcactgtttttcgttaataactcgtaaacgaagccgcggattgcattttcgccaaggaaaaagttgcttcaaatgacctccggaatcccctactttcgaattgcgagacatttttgggacaccctgtatagagttCAGTAAAAGAAAAGATCAGTTCGTAAAACAAAAACAATTGCAATTGGTTCGATGTCACTGACAGCAACGCGAAATTTGATTTATGTTGCAGGTAGAAAAATACAGCGAGAATGAAGCTGCTAATGTTCATCGTGACACTGCTCGTCGCAGTTAGCGCAATATTTGCGTACACGCCACCGGTTGTAATGCCTGGACCTAGTCCTCGGTTTCCTACTTTTCCCGGACACGGACCCTTCAATCCAAAATACAAATGGCCTCACATCCCGGTTCTAGCCGTAAGTATGCCAACAGCCTCGCTTTTCGAAAAAATATTCTTTCTATTCGCGAAAAATATGATGCAAGAAAAATCACTAACAAACGGTCGTTCGTGTTCAGATAGCCTGCGCCTTACGAATGACATAAAGCAAATAACTAGAATGATTTTACGAACGTTAACGAGCACCGATGAACATTTCATTCTACCTAGAAAGCAATTGTTAAACCCCTTAATTGAGAAGAAGTATTCGCGCAATGAAAACGTGTGTAATAAGCATACTTTGCAGTACGTTGAAATTCATAAAACATTTCACCTTCGTGTCCCGTTTTAATATCATCTCGATATAATTAATCTTCCTGCCTCAATGTCCGATAAAATCAAATTAGAACGATACAAGATCGTTATTACCGCATCCAGTACATTTTACTCTAACAATCGcatcgttgttctttttgttcagcAACATTGAGAAACGCGGTTCCCAATTATGTAACCATTTCGAAGAGACTCGATAATGCATGCGATAATTATTTCTTCTGTTACAGTAAAATTCGACGGCCACCCAGTAACGCAACCTCTGTTAATTCAGCAAGCCTAATTAATTTAATTGGAGGATTGACAATGTGCTCTGTAAAAGAGCATGCAcgcataattatattattgtaattattgtaaataatatattaaagaattaaCATACAAACGGTGATCATGCTATTTCGTAAATCCTCCCGTCATTGTCCCGTTCGTTTTCTTCCCGGGAACGTTCGtattatgaattataatatGAAACGTATTTCCGGCGGTAATATAATCGATGAACGAGCAGTAAAATATACCGTTAAGACGACATAATACCTAAATCCTCCAAATCCAATAGCACGTTCTCATTGCGCCGTTCGTTACCGcaatacatttttaatttgcGTAGAATGCCCGCGTATACCCGGTCACGTAAAACAATCAATGACGGAAATACCAACGAGAGACTTCCATTTCATTATAGTACcgcgacggagagagagagagaggggcggGTGTGTATTCGTCTTAAATCTTCAATCAATTGCGGAATTGATCATTGACGTTCTCAAGGCTGCATAATCCGAGTTAATGGAGACCGACTTTCACTCGGGCTTTTTCGATTTTAATTGTCGTACAGCAATTTATGTagcgtaaaaaagaaaaacacgtaCAGAAAATACTAAACATACTGAAACATTCGTTTCACCGTTTTAAACGCGGATAATCTTTTCAAAACTAGGCGAAACGACTTGAacgtttttaataaatattagaaTTTGAAATACTTTCTTTAatgttgctattacttgaaacgaCGAGAAAACACATACGCAACTTACGTTCTCGACGAGCATACTCTTTACGTAGAAACGGCAATACTTTGTGTTatgtcgagtatactcgtcacgcgtGAAAATTTGCCgcttaaattgcaattttaatgaaaactacgatatattcgtaaattataagatgtttcgaatatttGGAGGACAAGACGGAATAGAACGAACGATATGaaagaatataaataattattatgaacaaaGTGTATGATGTACAGTATCTTTATATCTTTAAAAAGTATATGAATATTTAAGTCCGTCATACTAATATATTCTGTAATATACTACACTAGATaactatattgtatattattatacaatatattgttctatatattattctataatacatacagggtgtcccaaagttatcgtatttccgagaaacgagggcttcctgaggttatttcaaACAACTTCATCCTTAGCGTTATCCGTTACCTGTTACCCGCAATCCGTTATCCGTTACCCCGTTACCAGTGACCCGTCATCCGTCATCCGTTACCTCGTTACCCGTTACCTGACATCCCTTACCCCGTTACCTGTGACCAGTTAGCCGTTACCCGTTACTCCTCACCCGTTATCCGTTACCCCGTTACCCGTCATCCCTTACCCGTTACCCGTTACCCGTCATCCGTTACCTCGTTACTCCTTACTCGTTACTTGTTACTCGTTACTCCATTCCCGTTCCCGTTCGGAATCGGgttagtgtttttcgtcaataactcgtaaacaaagccgcagattgcattttcgcaaagggaaaaagttgcttcaaatagccTCAGCAACCCCTCATTCCtcggaaatacgataattttgggacaccctgtataatatactataatatacatcGTAAAACTAAAATATTCTAGGTCCGACGTAATATCAAAATTGTAATATTAGAACAGATCCTTCGATCCCGAAGATCGCGTATTTGCATTAGACGAAGGAGCACGGGCGATTCGATGATTAGCGAGAACGTTCGAGCATGAGCAATCAGTGGTCTAGGAACATCAACGATCGGGTCGGTATCTGCGACGTCGTAGCCATTTGGGAGGGTAGCTCGGGGCGGTATATTTTCTGAAGCAGTTGAGTGATAATGAAGGTGTTTACATGCAGGCAAGAAGGCATCTTGTCGGTCCGTAGGTAATTAGGACA
It encodes the following:
- the LOC143259803 gene encoding abaecin — translated: MKLLMFIVTLLVAVSAIFAYTPPVVMPGPSPRFPTFPGHGPFNPKYKWPHIPVLA